In Leclercia pneumoniae, the genomic window AAATCACGGCGCGTATCCCAGGAAGCCAGCTGCATAATGAACTCTTTGTACGACTCATCCATAACGGACGGCTGATCAACCGGGGCGAGATTTGCTTTAACATCCAGATTACGCAGAAATTGCTGCTGAGAGTAGAAGCCGCCGAGCATATTCACAGTCGGGCGATCGGTGATCGCTGTCGCGCTCCACTCCTGCTTTGCAAAAAAAGTATAGGCCAGTGCGATTAACGCAAAGCCCAGCGCGATTCCTGCAATCCAAAATTTGCCCGCCCATAACACGCGAAACAAACCACGAACATCCAGCTCATTCTCAGTTGCCACTGATTTAGCTCCCGCCAACGGTTGAGTCATTTCAATCCCGATTTACCTGGTTTAAGTTTGATTGCTGCTACTGTTACGACGCATCCGGCGTTTAACACGTTTAATAAACCGCGCAACCTTCCAGGCGCGCTTAATACAGTAGCCATACAGGAAGAATGCTAGCAAGAATAATACCAACATCACCCACTCAGGGACGAAATGGGAATATTCTGCTACAACGCCGATGGCTGCCAGAAGTGCAGCGGCTAAGGTGATAAGGACAAAAGCCTGACGCGAAGTAAACCCTGCGCGCATGATCAAATGATGAATATGCTGACGGTCTGGCGAGAAGGGACTCATCCCTTTACGCAGACGGCGATACATAATGGCCACCATGTCCATCAATGGGATGGCGATGATCCAGAGCGCCGTTACCGGGCTGATGGGGTGCGTTTTACCCTGGGTGGTTTCGAGCAATATCCAGATAACGGTAAAACCAATCAGCGTGCTACCTGCGTCGCCCATAAACACTTTATAACGACGTCCCAGCACCCCGAGATTAAGCAGGATGTAAGGCAGGATGGCGGCGATCATGGCAAAACTCCACATGGAGAGGCTGTATTGGCCGTCAAACCACAGGATGATGCCAATAGCACCGAATGAGACGCTGGAAAGGCCGCCCAGCAAACCATCTATGCCGTCGACCATATTGAAAGCGTTAATCGCCGCCCAGACGGCAAATAGCGTCAGGAAATAACCGAATGGCCCAAGCACCATCTCCCACGAGCCAAAGATATGGCCCAGGCTGCTGAGATAGAGATTGCCGACGGCCATCATGACGATACCGATCGCGGCCTGGATTGATGCCCGAACCTTTACACTGATGTCGTAGCGATCGTCGAGGGCTCCCACGAGCACCAGTACACCTGCGCATCCCAAATAGAGAGCTGCGTGCGGTATATAGTAATCGGCAATACTGAAGGTAAAACAGATCCCCGCATATACGGAAATCCCTCCAACCAGCGGTATCAGGCCCTGATGGCGCTTACGAAAGTTGGGCTTATCCACCAACCCGATTCTTTTTGCCGCCTTACGTGCAACGAATAAGAAGCAGGTCGTGAACAGAAAAATACTGATTAGCTCAGTCACCGCAGTGAGTAAATTCACAATGGAGGCTCTCTACAAATATTGATCCCAGAAGTATAACCTTGAAGACGCTACGCCTGAAGGAATAAAGCTCGCCTCTTACAAGTCCCTTTGTATATTTTTCAATCAATTAATTTCCTGACTTTCCGCACATTCCCTTTGTCGTGAAGGAAAGGATTCATTCAGTGATTGTCGTAATAGCGTATAAGCGTTAAAAGAAAAACGCCACGTAAAAACGTGGCGTTTGTCGGCTATAGCGTGATTTTAAGAACGTTTCATCATATCGAAGAAATCATCGTTCGTTTTGGTCATCGCCAGCTTGTTAATGAGGAATTCCATTGCGTCAATTTCGCCCATTGGGTGAATGATTTTGCGCAGGATCCACATTTTCTGCAGCTCTTCCTGAGTGGTAAGCAGCTCTTCTTTACGGGTAC contains:
- the wecA gene encoding UDP-N-acetylglucosamine--undecaprenyl-phosphate N-acetylglucosaminephosphotransferase; translated protein: MNLLTAVTELISIFLFTTCFLFVARKAAKRIGLVDKPNFRKRHQGLIPLVGGISVYAGICFTFSIADYYIPHAALYLGCAGVLVLVGALDDRYDISVKVRASIQAAIGIVMMAVGNLYLSSLGHIFGSWEMVLGPFGYFLTLFAVWAAINAFNMVDGIDGLLGGLSSVSFGAIGIILWFDGQYSLSMWSFAMIAAILPYILLNLGVLGRRYKVFMGDAGSTLIGFTVIWILLETTQGKTHPISPVTALWIIAIPLMDMVAIMYRRLRKGMSPFSPDRQHIHHLIMRAGFTSRQAFVLITLAAALLAAIGVVAEYSHFVPEWVMLVLFLLAFFLYGYCIKRAWKVARFIKRVKRRMRRNSSSNQT